Within Ischnura elegans chromosome 6, ioIscEleg1.1, whole genome shotgun sequence, the genomic segment tatactattttaagctctccatgaacaccaagttatcgccaatcgcaatgacatctatatcgagattttctaataaattgtttaaataataacagttcaaaaaatgctaaaatgaagagatatcgtaaaaataatgcgaaaaatcagattcagacgatcacaATCAGTAAGggacatccacttttgttgctatttcaggtaaaattacgacgttattaattttggccagcttttttcgatttggtaCCACATTGCgccgccgggtttctctccaccagtTGCAATGGCGCAAATAGCCAACAAACAAACAAACCAAATAACAATGGCGCaagtaatttcatcttgtctgaaatgaaattctgaattaaaactccacttttaaaaatatgatgattgagattaatgaatgattatttttattcactgcatatattcgccgactgtgcatacacggtaatcatttgcactcactagatacgagagggagatattgatatacttctggagggaatttcattttagTAAGCTGTTGGTCGCCTAATACAAATACCACATCataccgaaaataaaattttacaggaaGAAATGAAAACCAAAACGAATTTAAAGGGGCTTTCATAATAACAGTTTTTCATATCTTCCCTGGAAACCTcaacacccccctccccccccaaaaacAGTCGTTCCCGCTATCCCAAAGATCACTTCAATCCCTTAATAGTAAGGCATGATAATTGTACCTGCAATCGTTCACATCATTCACAACTACCGGAGGTGAACCCGAGAACTTGTTCCTGGTCAAAGGCAACCCATGAGCTTTTGTGGCTCATCTGGGCCAGAtaaaaacaaatcaaataaaaCCGCTGCGAATTATTACAGTTTTGCCGTATAATATGAAGATTAACTTTTTTTAAGAGTCAAAACGTGAGGGTTCAACAATCCACACCGAAAGCTCGTCTATTCTGCGGTGACGAGGCCGAGGCTGCTGAAAATAAGATCGTGAGTACCCTATAACCAGTGGAAAACCCCCGTAACTTATGGGAAAATTGGAAAGATAGCAATGTATATGAAAGTTTTTCCTTCAACAACTTAATAAgcgatgattaaaaataattcatgaatatcTGAATCTACGCTTATTAAAAACCAAGTgcattatcgctgagaggtattgcataccacaaaGGCGTTTCGGAGGCAGCGCGCCCCTCTAAAAATAAAGAACCAAGTCCGCCCCTGCCGCAGAATATACTCAGTACTAGAGGTGTATGTAGAACTATGCACCCCATATTGAATCTTAAGCTTTGCATATATAAATTATTGGAACTCATTATTAGCCGTTCGTAACTATAATGCGCCTCGTATGCACATCAGTTTGGAGATCGGCGCGAGCCGCACACCGCAAAAAATACGCCTGACACCGccgcatccaattttttttatggacACACACGTCCAAAAGCAATCTAGTTATAGGCTACTCACTACCTCGCCCTCCTGTCGCACTGCAACCGCAACCAGCAGGCACCTAAAAGAGTCCTCCACTAATTCTAAGCGCCCTGGTTCAGAAATCGAGCCCCAATAAACAACATTATGGGACAAAACCATCGCGCGAAGTCACTTCCAGAACTTTCGCATCGTCACTTTTCTTGACGGCAAGATCCGCGGCTGTAACTATCCATCGTAACAACGGACTTTTTCAACAATTTCGATCAATGCCCTCCCATAGCGACGCGTCGTCAAGCCTACGGTTGCCACAATTCGGAAACAACTGCGACAAACATGGACGGAAAGTATACCTTCGTGAAAGTGAGCGACAGAAAACTCAATGGTTTCGACAAGAATGAAGTGCAGGAGTTGCTGCTGAAATGGTTAATTAGAATTCTTAAATGCTGCCTTATTTATTTCGTactttttcaagactcaaaaTGTGACTCCTTATCACTTTAGGTCAATGAAAGAACGTCTCAAGATACAGACCTATTGCTTCAACGAAGAATTTCACTCATACGACAGCCGTCAATTCGTAATGGTAAGTACACCCGTCTTGACGAACGGCTATTCCACTAAAATTTACTTGAACACTTGACGAACTTACGAACGGAAATTCCACGCATACCTATCTATTGGCATTACTCTCAACGGCTTGAAGACGCACGACCAAAACTGTTGTCATTAAACACCACGACACAAAAACAGAAGAAGCCGTAAAAAATAAAAGTCCACCAAAAGGCTATTGCCAATTACTTGTGACTGAATTTGGTTGGCACAAccacaaaattttacaaaatctaAAGGGTAAATGGTAGAAAATCACCTGGAAAAAGGTAGGAAACGGAAATTTATCAGGCCATAAAGCCCAATGTTTGCACGCCGAAAAATGAGTTTAGGTATAGTCATAGAAAGTAAacaaaagtgaaagaaaatataCAATCCCTTTAAAACAATTTGCTCCTGTTCTccatttcttccttattttttttaccaagacTGAATTCTGATAAAGAAAAATCTATACCTCAGGACTTCTTCAAGGACCCTACAGTGACCACCACTTTGGAAAATGTGGACTACAACAACGTTTGGACTCCAGTAGGTAAtggctgaaataaattttagtaaACCTCTTCCTTTCATTATCGGCTTCTACGGTAAATGATTATTTTAGAATGTGCACATTATCAATGTTTTAATATCATTTCACTCTAATGCTCTGATAAGCAAACATGCATTTACTCTGGAAACTATTTCCtatctatttataaaatattatcacaaCAGCAAGGTATTTCAGGGATGGGTTTGCTTCTTTCAATTATAAATTGTTTAAACACATTTTGACCCAATTGCTCTGAGAAAAAACTGTATTTCTgctcataataaacaaattttggAATCTACATTTAAGTGATCAAAAAACAAGCAATATACAATgttataattttaggaaaaaaagaataatacgtATTTGTAAAGAACAGAACATAATACTAAAGAACAATAAGGCATGATGCCAGATAATGTTAATCTCATAATGGATTGGGCAGAGGGATTGGAGTTCCAATTCTATTAGTTCTCCACGGTTgaaca encodes:
- the LOC124160283 gene encoding cilia- and flagella-associated protein 300-like isoform X2, which produces MDGKYTFVKVSDRKLNGFDKNEVQELLLKWSMKERLKIQTYCFNEEFHSYDSRQFVMDFFKDPTVTTTLENVDYNNVWTPVGIAAGDVKIEQIPCTITSMEFFDRLQEKRQVADKRGHINKCLGEPIENFEIWDELRKQQ